The stretch of DNA AAGAGGTGAGGGGAAGACGGTTGACAGCCGTTATGCAAATGAGGGATTGGCGTATTTTTATGTCAATAACTAGGGTGGTACCGCGATTATTTCGTCCCTGCTGAATGATTTCAGCAGGGATTTTTCGTTTCCTGATACTTGCTTAAAGGAGGTGGTCGGCCATGGACGATGATTATCACTATATGCAACTCATCACAACAAGATTTGATATAGAAAGAGGAGAAAAAAATGAGTCGAAATGGTTTGCGGAAAGAGCTTTTACCTAGACACGTCCAGTTTTTGGCATTGGCTGGTATGATCGGTACTGGTATTTTCAAAGGAAGCGGGGAGACATTGGGGATTGCCGGACCAGGTGTGGTCGTTTCCTACTTGCTTGGCGGTGCATTATTGCTGATTGTAATGGTTGCTTTGGCTGAAATGGCGGTTGTGTACCCCAATCATAATGTGCAGCATCTCGTGCATAAAGCGTTTGGATTCCATATATCCTTCATCGTTGGCTGGCTGTACTGGATCAACTGGACGCTCGTTACAGTGGTGGAGATCCTGGCAGCAGGTTCGTTTTTGCAGTTTTGGTTCACGGATACACCACTTTGGCTGTTGAGCGCCATTTGTGCAGCGGTTATCATAGGCATAAATAGTTTGCAGGTGAAATTCTATGGAGAGATGGAATTTTGGTTCGCTAGTATTAAAATCATTGCACTTGTATTATTTATCCTGCTGGGCGGGGCGGTCCTGCTTGGGTTGACGGATTTTGCACCAGATACACCGACCCAGCATCTGCTCGGACATGGCGGATTCTTCCCCAATGGCATGCAGGGTGTATTCGCGGCCTGTTTGATCGTCATGTTTTCATTTGGGGGATCAGAGCTTATCGGGGTTGCCATTTCGGAAACAAAAGATGTGAAAAAGGTGTTGCCTAAAGTGATCAAAGGCGTCGTATGGCGGGTATTGCTATTTTACATTTTACCTATCATCATCATTTCCGGGCTCATTCCTTGGAATGAAGTGGCCGGGACGGAAAGCCCGTTTGTTCAAGTGATGGATGCAATCGGTATTCCTGGGGTTGCCCATGTGATGAATTTCATTTTACTGACTGCTGTTTTGTCAGCTGCAAATTCAGGAATGTTTGCCACTTCCAGGACCATGTATTCCCTGGCTGAAAAAGGGGAGGCACCAAAGCTCCTGGCGAAAACCACCAAAGCGGGATCACCGATCAACGCCATCACCTTGAACGCTGTCCTATTATTGGTTGGGGCTGGGCTCGCATACTTTGCACCTGATAGCATCATTGGCACGATGATGACGATACCTGGATTCACCATGCTGCTGCTTTGGATCGGGATTTGTGCAGCACAGCTTAAGCTGCGTCCCGATTATGCAGAAATGCCCCATTTCAAAATGAAGCTGTTCCCAGCAACGACGATTATTGGGCTGGCAGGCCTTGTCATCATCTTGCTCGGATCATCGTTCAGCAAAGGCATTTCAGTGGGAACGGTAGTGTGCTTTACGGCTTTGGCGGTATTGATCATATTGGCTTTTATTTTGGGACGGGGCAGAAAACAAGTGGAAACAGAATGGAAAATGCACAATGATACGCACAATCCTTAAAAGGGTCACTTGACGTGACCCTTTTTCTGGATGCAGCATCAATGAAAGCCTGCTGATTACAAGTCTGACTTGTCCTTTTTAAGCAGCCTAGTATATGTAATGAACCGTGCATGCTATTTGTCATGACTTTAACTGTCCACGACTTTGTTTTTTATAGGCTAATGGTGTCATCCCAATGGATTTACGAAATTTAGCGATAAAATAACTGCTGCTATTAAATCCAATTTGATAAGCCACTTCTGTGACATTGGAATTCTGATTCTGAAGCAGGGGAAGGCTTTTTTGTATCCGATATTCGATTACGTAATTCATGGGGGATTGATTGACTATGCGCTTAAAATAACGGCAGCATTCAGCCCGGCTTAGCTGCCCGGCTTTCGCGATATCGGCCAAAGTGATTTTTTCATCAAAATGGAGGTGGATCCAATGGAGCATTCGTTTCATCCGCTGATTCCTAATCCTATCTGATTCGCTGTATTCCAGTTGCATACCATTCATGATCAAGTTCTGCCAGATAAGATTAAGGTGATTGACTATATCTATCTCGTAGAAAGGATCCTTTTGCTCGATCAATTGATGAATATCCAATATTGCTTTAAGGATGTTTCTTTCCCATTGATCCTTCCTGCCTATATGCAAGTGCGTTAAATTAGTTGCTTGGATATAAGGATATACGTACTTAGCGTGCAGTTCTTTGGATAGAAAAATTTCAGGGGAGGCGTTTAAACATATATAAATACAGCCTGAATTGTTGTAATCATCAGCCTTATGAAGACAGCCGCTATTGATAAAAATACCTTCGCCCTTGCTGACCTTCACTTTCTCTTCATTGATTTGGAATGCTGCACTACCGTTAATGATCAGCACGAATTGGATCTCATTATGCCAATGCAGCGGAATATGCCCATGTATATTTTCCTTGATTTTTGTTTCGTAGCAGGCTAGTGGTAATTCAACGGTTCTATGCTGGGTTAATTCCTCTAATTCCTGATTGATTAAAAAATCTTTGATCTGCATCTCTTACCTCAATATATTTATATTTTTATATACGATATTGCTATCAAATAGCAGTTTCTTTTTTTATCATGACATTATTGTAGCAGAGTAAGGAGGTTGAATTGTGGAAAACAAGCAAATAGCAGGTACTGCTTTGGTATTGTTGGGAGCTATCTTTTGGGGAGTCTCAGGAACGGTAGCCCAATTTTTGTTCCAAACGAAAGGGTTCAGTACGGAGTGGCTTACAGTAGTAAGATTATTGGCAGCTGGTGTTGCCTTATTGACAATTGCTCGCATGAAAGAGGGACGAAAGGTATGGGCTGTCTGGAAAAATAAGCAGGAAGCTATAAGTCTCATTCTTTTCGGTA from Terribacillus sp. FSL K6-0262 encodes:
- a CDS encoding amino acid permease; amino-acid sequence: MSRNGLRKELLPRHVQFLALAGMIGTGIFKGSGETLGIAGPGVVVSYLLGGALLLIVMVALAEMAVVYPNHNVQHLVHKAFGFHISFIVGWLYWINWTLVTVVEILAAGSFLQFWFTDTPLWLLSAICAAVIIGINSLQVKFYGEMEFWFASIKIIALVLFILLGGAVLLGLTDFAPDTPTQHLLGHGGFFPNGMQGVFAACLIVMFSFGGSELIGVAISETKDVKKVLPKVIKGVVWRVLLFYILPIIIISGLIPWNEVAGTESPFVQVMDAIGIPGVAHVMNFILLTAVLSAANSGMFATSRTMYSLAEKGEAPKLLAKTTKAGSPINAITLNAVLLLVGAGLAYFAPDSIIGTMMTIPGFTMLLLWIGICAAQLKLRPDYAEMPHFKMKLFPATTIIGLAGLVIILLGSSFSKGISVGTVVCFTALAVLIILAFILGRGRKQVETEWKMHNDTHNP
- a CDS encoding AraC family transcriptional regulator — its product is MQIKDFLINQELEELTQHRTVELPLACYETKIKENIHGHIPLHWHNEIQFVLIINGSAAFQINEEKVKVSKGEGIFINSGCLHKADDYNNSGCIYICLNASPEIFLSKELHAKYVYPYIQATNLTHLHIGRKDQWERNILKAILDIHQLIEQKDPFYEIDIVNHLNLIWQNLIMNGMQLEYSESDRIRNQRMKRMLHWIHLHFDEKITLADIAKAGQLSRAECCRYFKRIVNQSPMNYVIEYRIQKSLPLLQNQNSNVTEVAYQIGFNSSSYFIAKFRKSIGMTPLAYKKQSRGQLKS